The following proteins come from a genomic window of Aspergillus oryzae RIB40 DNA, chromosome 4:
- a CDS encoding uncharacterized protein (predicted protein) yields the protein MELISTRPKKRRCVKERVRVTRACDACKRKKLRCSGTLPCSLCQRSSQECEYTTSYTRGRLPPIPTLQKPTGNDNVAEHHIQQKSAPNIDRMPASPDTEVIEGHSSSRVDGDASNLPSRDSPEPHQTDMEGHYVGPSSGVSFLLRIQKRLHESISFPLNTPIFSFGDAPLPKSDPSFLLLPSKNEAKELVHRYFDFAFPTHRFLHQQQVESWLEEFYNCLRVPHSLGPGDREIRALLLMVFAQASQYQPESSSNLEDSHMRSVTSPYGSDPSSLCNSAVYFGASEHHLAAETGPVRVTSVQARLAQCFYLLSQSRINHCWSLFGTTARLAIAIGLHRKRRREHPNTVNLIEQECSKRVFWCAYSLDNYLSAALGRPRIFHDDDIDQEYPEVAEDRQITLTSILPPTSSCQSIMLAPVYHAKLSKIISGVLHDLYGIQRSSLTVQASAAAKYGAEMARWRKELTGFLDLPNVNIMKVTYQRQYTVLNLAFYHAQILLYRPFLLKGFTLLTKEPSRRNDKLQGTIDQNIKSCLEAAMKVVSIVRDLSTAGRMYRAFWVLQFTHYYAFSAVVVLYVHYIRSRSRQSTTDADLAYYMAGKQGQDDLASCGSQSSFSQRYVMVLEELRKEAHKATIRGNQESIDQPPTNRPGPGGTENATSRLEELDQLRNIAGSQDAEAYPAASERLDDILGSAQVSYRGVQPVGSFQFPAGPQESEVGSLQGISPESYIADLASWGEFDSLAATGLGDFGVFFPRYGILSIASFIPSRNVPRQRIRIQIASSPCNTRCSNSQPKMSTGQVSALLAPVVALNIWTFVMEAWMYKTRIPIYSKMNMKNTITKRELDAMTPASVRWKADNYNHLMEQPTQFYAIALVLALAGQDDKTNILLAWSYVAIRVAHSLVHSTSNHIMSRFSIFVVSSVILAVMTGRAALLVF from the exons ATGGAGTTGATTAGCACTCGTCCGAAGAAACGCCGATGCGTTAAAGAGCGCGTCCGTGTCACCAGGGCGTGCGACGCTTGCAAAAG aaagaagcTACGCTGCTCGGGCACTCTTCCGTGCTCCTTGTGTCAGCGTTCTAGTCAGGAATGCGAATATACGACAAGTTATACAAGAGGGAGGCTGCCACCAATCCCGACGCTCCAAAAACCTACGGGCAATGACAATGTCGCGGAACACCATATACAACAGAAATCGGCCCCCAATATAGATCGGATGCCTGCATCACCGGACACAGAGGTGATAGAAGGCCATTCATCGTCTCGAGTCGATGGAGACGCCAGTAACCTGCCATCGCGAGACTCCCCGGAGCCGCATCAAACTGACATGGAGGGTCATTATGTCGGGCCATCCTCAGGCGTCTCATTCTTACTTCGTATCCAAAAGAGACTCCATGAGAGTATCTCATTTCCGTTGAATACACCCATTTTCAGTTTTGGCGATGCTCCTTTACCAAAATCGGACCCTTCCTTCCTACTTCTCCCCAGCAAGAATGAGGCTAAAGAGTTAGTCCATAGATACTTTGACTTTGCATTTCCCACGCATCGgttcctccaccagcagcaggTGGAATCCTGGCTTGAAGAATTTTACAACTGTCTCCGGGTGCCTCACTCTCTTGGCCCTGGGGATCGGGAGATCAGGGCATTGCTCCTCATGGTTTTCGCACAAGCATCACAATATCAGCCAGAGTCCAGTAGTAACTTGGAAGATTCACACATGAGGTCTGTTACCAGCCCA TACGGCTCTGATCCCTCTTCTTTATGCAACAGTGCGGTCTACTTTGGTGCGTCAGAGCACCATCTAGCAGCGGAGACTGGACCCGTTCGTGTCACCAGTGTGCAGGCACGTCTGGCTCAATGCTTCTATCTTCTGTCGCAGTCTCGGATTAATCACTGTTGGAGCCTCTTCGGTACGACAGCTCGTCTCGCTATCGCCATCGGTCTACATCGGAAACGTCGACGGGAGCATCCGAATACAGTCAACCTTATCGAACAGGAGTGCTCGAAGAGAGTTTTTTGGTGTGCATATAGCTTGGACAATTATCTCAGTGCGGCTTTGGGCCGTCCCCGCATtttccatgatgatgatattgaccaAGAATACCCTGAGGTTGCCGAAGATAGGCAGATAACGCTGACCTCCATCCTTCCGCCAACCTCTAGCTGTCAAAGTATCATGTTGGCCCCTGTCTACCACGCAAAGCTATCCAAAATTATCAGCGGCGTGCTACATGACTTATACGGCATTCAGCGGTCAAGCCTGACGGTCCAAGCCTCAGCTGCAGCGAAATACGGTGCTGAAATGGCACGATGGCGAAAGGAGTTGACTGGGTTCCTCGACCTTCCCAATGTGAACATCATGAAGGTTACCTATCAGCGACAATACACTGTCTTGAATCTCGCTTTTTATCACGCACAGATCTTGCTGTATCGCCCGTTTCTGTTAAAGGGCTTCACACTCCTCACCAAAGAGCCTAGCAGACGGAACGATAAGCTACAGGGAACGATTGACCAGAATATTAAATCTTGCTTGGAAGCGGCCATGAAGGTTGTTTCCATTGTCCGTGATCTATCCACAGCCGGAAGGATGTACCGAGCTTTCTGG GTGTTGCAGTTCACCCATTATTATGCATTCTCTGCCGTCGTCGTACTCTATGTCCATTACATCCGGAGTCGCTCTCGCCAAAGCACAACTGATGCGGACCTTGCGTACTATATGGCTGGAAAGCAGGGGCAAGATGACCTGGCATCATGCGGATCCcagtcttctttctcccagcGCTACGTTATGGTCTTGGAGGAGCTTCGCAAGGAGGCACACAAGGCCACAATCCGCGGAAATCAGGAATCAATCGATCAGCCACCCACAAATAGGCCTGGTCCGGGCGGCACTGAGAATGCAACATCAAGGCTCGAAGAGCTTGATCAGCTAAGGAACATCGCTGGCTCTCAAGATGCTGAAGCATACCCGGCAGCAAGCGAAAGGCTTGATGACATTCTCGGCTCAGCGCAAGTATCCTATCGTGGGGTACAGCCTGTGGGTTCATTTCAATTTCCGGCAGGACCGCAAGAGTCCGAAGTGGGATCTCTACAAGGCATCAGCCCCGAGTCTTATATCGCTGATCTGGCCAGCTGGGGTGAATTTGACTCTCTCGCTGCGACTGGTTTGGGAGACTTTG GagttttcttccctcgctATGGAATTCTCAGTATCGCAAGCTTTATTCCTA GCAGAAACGTTCCGCGTCAGCGGATCAG AATTCAAAtcgcatcttctccttgcaATACACGTTGCTCCAATTCCCAACCAAAGATGTCTACCGGACAGGTATCTGCCCTCTTGGCACCCGTCGTCGCCCTCAATATCTGGACCTTCGTCATGGAGGCCTGGATGTACAAGACACGGATCCCAATATACTCCAAGATGAATATGAAAAATACCATCACGAAGCGCGAACTCGATGCGATGACGCCGGCTAGTGTCCGATGGAAGGCAGACAATTACAACCATCTCATGGAACAGCCAACCCAGTTTTACGCGATAGCCCTCGTATTGGCACTGGCCGGCCAGGATGACAAGACGAACATTCTCCTGGCATGGTCCTATGTGGCCATTCGTGTTGCGCACAGCCTGGTGCACTCTACGAGCAACCATATCATGAGCCGGTTTTCCATCTTCGTGGTTTCTTCGGTGATCTTGGCGGTTATGACTGGGCGGGCTGCGTTGCTTGTTTTCTGA